The genomic segment AGAGCATTAAAAACTATGATGACTCCACTTTCATAAAAATAAGTTGGGAGTTTTGAGTAGTGAGTCTTGAGTTTGATAAGAATTTATTGAGAGAGGAAATGCTATGATCCATAAAATTTTAGAAGTCCACGCTCGTGAAATTTTAGATTCTCGCGGTAATCCTACTTTGGAAGTGGATGTGGTTTTAGAGAATGGTTTTCTTGGAAGAGCCGCTGTCCCTTCTGGGGCCTCAACGGGCATCCATGAAGCCCTGGAATTGAGAGATGGGGATAAGGCTCGTTATCGTGGAAAAGGAGTCTTGAAGGCAGCCCAAAATGTGAATGAGATCATCGCTCCCCAGATCGTCGGAATGGATGCGACGGATCAAATTCAATTGGATGAGACGCTTTTAGAAATCGACGGAACTGAAAATAAAGCCAAATTAGGCGCCAATGCCACATTGGGGGTGAGCCTCGCCGTTTCCAGAGCGGCGAGTCTTGCCGCAGGTCTTCCGCTTTATCAGTATATCGGTGGTGTTAACGCAAAAGTGCTTCCCGTTCCTTTCATGAATATTGTGAATGGAGGAATGCATGCAGATAACAATTTGGATTTGCAAGAGTTTATGATTGTCCCTCGGGGAGCCTCTTCTTTTCGTGAGGCCCTCAGATGGGGCGCCGAAACTTTTCATAATCTCAAAGATGTCCTCCATAAAAGGGGGTTTTCAACATCCGTCGGAGACGAGGGAGGTTTTGCCCCAAATCTTTCTTCTAATGAAGAAGCCATTCAGCTGATATTGGAAGCCATTGAAAAAAGTGGTTATGCCCCAGGTCGAGATATTGCCCTTGCACTCGATGCTGCCTCCGCTTCCTTTTTTGAAGAAAAAACGGATCGCTATACCTTCAAAAGCAAAAAAATGAGTTTAAATTCTAGCGCAATGATTGATTTTTATACCCAGATGGTCGATAAATATCCCATTATTTCAATCGAGGATGGATTGTCGGAAGATGACTGGGAAGGTTGGAAAAAATTGACCGAAGCGCTCGGGGATCGTGTTCAATTGGTTGGAGATGATTTATTTGTTACCAATACCCAACGGCTCGAGAAGGGCATTACTTCAGGGGTTGCAAACTCCATTCTGATCAAAGTCAACCAAATTGGAACTTTGACCGAAACGCTCAATGCCATTGAACTTGCCAAAGAAGCGGGCTATACCGCGATGATCAGTCACCGATCTGGTGAAACAGAAGACGCAACCATCGCCGATCTCGCTGTTGCGACCAATGTGGGACAAATCAAAACGGGCTCGCTCTCTCGAACAGACCGGATTGCAAAATACAATCAGCTCTTAAGAATTGAAGAAAGTCTTTCAGGGCGAGGTCTTTTTGGAGGGAATATTTAAGAACCGTCGTGAGTAAAAAATAAATTCCTTAATTTTGATTTTTGATATTTGATTTTTGGTTTAAACATGAAACTTGACCGCTGGAAAATGGGCGTTTTGCTTTTTTTAGTTTTTTGCCTCCTGGTCTATCTTTTCTATCCAAATTTCTTGCGGCTGGCTAAAACCCAACAACAGATCAGCGCTCTTGAAGATGAAATTGCGAAGCTAGAATTGCATAATCGAGATTTGGAAGAACAAATTAAAAAATTGAAGAATGATCCGGTCTCCATTGAAAAAGTGGCTCGGGAGGAGCTTGGGATGTCAAAACCAAAGGAAATCATTTACAAGTTTGACGATGTTAAAGAAGAAGAACATTCCTAGACGCAAAAACCTTCTTCCTTTTCTTCACTCCTAATAAAATCGACTGGACGATCTCACTTACAACCTCCAAAGGAACTCCATCCCGATGAAGCAACTGAATGCGCATATCACAAGGTTCATTCACATAATCCACAACGATAAATTTTTCTTCTTCATCCACAGCAATCTCTGTTGAAAAAAAATTGAGCCGAGCCACTTCAGAAATGGACTTCGTAATTTCCCTCAATTTGGCCAATCGATACATTAATTTTTCCTCCAACGTAATCGCTTCATAAAGATGGGTCTGATCATCCCACCAGCAAGAGATCACCTTCTCACAAACATAATAGGAACGGAACCAAGCACGATGGGATCCAAAATATTTAGGGTTAATTTTTTTTTGCAAAAGATATTTATCGGCACGGTATTCCTTGCGCACCTCAATCACATCCATCAAATTTTCAGCACCCATGACAACCCCCAAACCACCCCCTCCACAGGCAGGTTTGATAATAAAGGGTCTCCCCAGTTGCTCAAGCTCACTCACTCTCAATTCTGGATCTTTATCATAAGGGGACAAGATAACGGTGAAGGGGACCTGAAGCCCTTTGGTTAAAAACTCCAAATGCATGGTCGCCTTGTCTCGGGCTCTCTCGACCTCCTTCAGGGGATTAATCACCCACGTTCCCTCTTCCATGACACGCCGTGAAACCAGGGCAAAATCTGGAAGGACATCCCCTGCCCGATCTAAATAGGAAAGGAATTGGATTTCTCCCTTCTCAATTTTTTTAGAAACTTCTCTGAAATTTTCTGGATGGACGGTCAGACATTTTAAGGAATGGGCTGCAGATTCTTTTTCAATCAAATTTACAAAATCTTTATCGTACTCCCATTCCCAGGCAATGCCTAAATCGATCAATTCCAAGGCAAGTCCCTTTCATTCAATGAGTCAATCACCGATTAACGCATGGCTCTTTTGGAAGCAGATTTTAGCATGCTTCCAAATCCTTCAGAAGCACGTTCTAGTTCTTCGATCGAGAGGGGGAGAAGCATTTGGGTCGAAGGGAGAGACACCTTCAATTTCTTTTTCTTAAGCTTCTCTTCGATCGGATCATGATATTCAAAAACTTTATTTTCATAATTACGTAAAATGGTCTTACCCCTAATTTTCGAAACGAGATAATTTGGAGAAAGGGGTATTTTCCCTCCTCCCCCAGGGGCATCGACCACAAACGTAGGAATCGCATAGCCTGTCGTATGTCCTCTTAATTTCTCAATGATTTTGACTCCCACATCAACCGAGGTCCGAAAATGTTCTGTCCCAAAAACGGGATCACACTGATAAAGATAGTAAGGTCTAACTCTTGCCTTCAGTAAGTTATGACAAAGTTTCATAATAATTTCAGGTTGATCATTGACCCCTTTCAGTAAAACAGTCTGACTTCCCAGGGGAATTCCGCCATCCGCCAACATCTCGAGAGCCGCATGAACCTCCGGCGCCAATTCCTGAGGATGGTTGATATGAATGCTCATCATGAAAGGATGATATTTACGAAGAATGGCGACCAGTCTAGGTGTAATTCGCTGAGGAATAAAAATGGGCCCTCGTGAACCGATCCGAAGAATTTCTAAATGCTTAATTTTTCTCAAACGACCGAGAAGGTGATCAATTCTCTCATCTGAAAGAATGAGGGGATCCCCACCTGAAATCAGGACATCACGGACCTGAGGGGTCCTTTCTAAATAATCACAAATTCGGTCTATTTTTTCTGTTGGAAGCCCGAGTTCCCCACTTCCCACAATACGTTTACGCGTACAATA from the Chlamydiota bacterium genome contains:
- the eno gene encoding phosphopyruvate hydratase, coding for MHKILEVHAREILDSRGNPTLEVDVVLENGFLGRAAVPSGASTGIHEALELRDGDKARYRGKGVLKAAQNVNEIIAPQIVGMDATDQIQLDETLLEIDGTENKAKLGANATLGVSLAVSRAASLAAGLPLYQYIGGVNAKVLPVPFMNIVNGGMHADNNLDLQEFMIVPRGASSFREALRWGAETFHNLKDVLHKRGFSTSVGDEGGFAPNLSSNEEAIQLILEAIEKSGYAPGRDIALALDAASASFFEEKTDRYTFKSKKMSLNSSAMIDFYTQMVDKYPIISIEDGLSEDDWEGWKKLTEALGDRVQLVGDDLFVTNTQRLEKGITSGVANSILIKVNQIGTLTETLNAIELAKEAGYTAMISHRSGETEDATIADLAVATNVGQIKTGSLSRTDRIAKYNQLLRIEESLSGRGLFGGNI
- a CDS encoding septum formation initiator family protein, encoding MKLDRWKMGVLLFLVFCLLVYLFYPNFLRLAKTQQQISALEDEIAKLELHNRDLEEQIKKLKNDPVSIEKVAREELGMSKPKEIIYKFDDVKEEEHS
- a CDS encoding KamA family radical SAM protein; this encodes MNTKIQEKFNATPEEWSNWHWQMRHRITTGKELKKYIDLSTEEEKGIEWASRQRSLPLAVTPFFVSLMDPKDPHCPIRKQVICRVEESYDALFDMQDPCGEDAHSPVPNLVHRYPDRVLLIATDRCLSYCRYCTRKRIVGSGELGLPTEKIDRICDYLERTPQVRDVLISGGDPLILSDERIDHLLGRLRKIKHLEILRIGSRGPIFIPQRITPRLVAILRKYHPFMMSIHINHPQELAPEVHAALEMLADGGIPLGSQTVLLKGVNDQPEIIMKLCHNLLKARVRPYYLYQCDPVFGTEHFRTSVDVGVKIIEKLRGHTTGYAIPTFVVDAPGGGGKIPLSPNYLVSKIRGKTILRNYENKVFEYHDPIEEKLKKKKLKVSLPSTQMLLPLSIEELERASEGFGSMLKSASKRAMR